From Acidobacteriota bacterium:
ACGGCGTCGCTGGAGGGGCGTGTCTACCAGGACGTGACGCTCGTGGACATGGAGACCGGCACGCGCGGCGCCACGGCGACGAAGGTGCGCTGGGTGTACGGCCAGTCGCCAGACAGCACGAAGATCCTGTACTTCGAGGGCGGGCACTACCACGTGCTCGACGCGGCTGCCGGAACGTCTAGGCCGATCACGCGCGGACTGCCTGTGTCATTCGTCAACGTGGAGGACGATCACAACGTGGTGCAGCCGCCGGTGCCACCCGAGGGCTGGTCGGCAGACAGCCGCAGCGTGTTGCTCACCGATCGCTGGGATCTCTGGCAGGTGCCTGTCGATGGGGGTGCCGCCGTGAACCTCACCGTCAACGGCGTCCGCGACAGGATTCGCTACGACCGTCTCGTGCTCGATCCGGAAGAGAAGGGCATCGACTTCACGAAGCCACAGTACGCGGCGATGCTCGGTGAGTGGACCAAGAAGACGGGCGTCGCGCGGATCGCACCTGGCACCTCCGGCGTGGACGTCCTCGCGTTCGACGCGGCGGGCTACTCCCGCCTCATGAAGGCGACGCACGCCGAGACGTATGCGTACGCGTACGACACGCCGTCGACGTACCCAGACCTGCACGTGGCCGACGCGTCGCTGAAGGGCGCGCGGAAGGTGACCGACGGTCAGGCGCAACTGTCAGCGTACGCATGGTCGGCGGGGGCCAGGCTCGTCGACTACACGAGCGACGCGCCGAAGGGGCGCAAGGGCAAGAAGCTGCAGGGCAGCCTGTTCCTGCCCGCCGGGTATGAACCGGGCAGGCGGTATCCGACCATCGTGTACATCTACGAGCGGTTGTCCGACGCGACCAACAGGTTCGTCCATCCGACGGCGTACGGCTTCAACAGGTCGGTCTACACCAGTCAGGGATACGCGGTGCTGATGCCCGACATCACCTACACGGTGAACGATCCAGGCATGTCGGCGGTGTGGAGCGTGCTGCCGGCACTGAAGGCGGCGATCGCGACGGGCGTCGTGGATGCGGCGCGGGTCGGTCTGCAGGGGCACTCGTGGGGCGGGTACCAGACATCGTTCCTCATCACGCAGACCAACGCGTTCAAGGCGGCGATTGCCGGCGCGCCGCTGACCAACATGGTCAGCATGTACAGCCTCGTCTACAGGAACAGCGGCGGCGGCAACATGGCGATCTTCGAGAGCAGCCAGGGCCGCTTCACGGGCGGGTACTGGGACAACTGGGACGCCTACGTGCGCAACTCGCCGATCGCGCACGCCACGAGAGTGCGCACGCCGCTCGTGCTGATGCACAACGACCAGGACGGCGCCGTCGACTTCACGCAGGGCGTCGAGTACTACAACACGCTCCGCCGGCTCGGCAAGCCCGTGGTGATGCTGGAGTACGTCGGCGAGAACCACAACCTCGTGCGCGCGCCGAACCGCTTGGACTACACCGTGCGCATGCGGGAGTTCTTCGACCACTTCCTGCGCGATGCGCCGGCGCCCGCGTGGTGGACCGACGGCGTGCCGTTGCTCCGCATGGACAAGCACCTCGACGAGCGGAAGATCGCGCCGAAGAAGGCAGCGCCTGCATCGCCCGCTCCCACGCAAACGTCGGCCACGAGGCCCGCGGCATGATCGGCCTGCGGTTCTGACGCGGCACGCCGGCTCCTTTCGTGCCGAAGTCTCCATCCACCCGTCCCGGGCAGGCGCGCACGGATCATGCCCTCGCACGCGGCGGCGACTGGACGATGGTTGCTGGCCTGGTGGCAGCGCTGGTGCTCCAACTGGCGCTCGCGCTGACGCTGGCCGATCATCCGCTGCTGCAGCCCGTCGGCGATCTCGACGCGGGCGAGTACTGGCGCCTCGCGCAGCGTGTCGCAGCCGGCGACGTGCTGCTGCGCGGCACGCCGTTCTACGTGTCGCCGCTGTACATCTACTGGCTCGCGTTCGCGCAGGTGGTGACGGACGCGAGCGTGACGGGCGTGCTCGTCCTGCAGGCGGTGCTCGGGACGATCGCCGTCTGGCTCGTCGCACTCACCGCACGCGACTGGGTGCCTTCGGCTCGACGTCGTGTTGCGGGCCTCGCGGCCGGTGGCGCGCTCGCGCTCACAGGCATCGTCTCGCTGCAGAACGCGCTGATCCTGCAGTCGGCGCTCGACGCCGTGCTCATGGCGGCGTTCGCGTACGCGTTCACGCGGGCCGTGCAGGTGACGTCGCCGCCCGCGTGGCTGGCGTGCGGCGCGGCGCTGGCGCTGCTGGCCACCAACAGGCCGAACGCGTGGGTGATGGGCGTCGCGCTTGTCGCGGCGGTCTGGTCTGATGCTGACGCGTCACAGCGCGACGAGACCCACGTCCGCGCTGGCGCGCCACGGCGCGGCAAGTCGTGGCGTGGCGCCATCGCCCGGGCTGGCGTACTGGCCGCGGGGGCGCTGATCGTCCTCGCCCCGTTCACGCTGCGTACGGTCGTCGCGACAGGTGAGTGGCAGCTGCTCCCCGGGCACGGCGGTCTGAATCTCTACATCGGCAATCACGCGGGCGCCACGGGCACGTACTCGGTGATCGATGGCATCAGGCCGTCGATGGAAGGCCAGCGTGAGGATGCCAGGCGTGTGGCCGAAGGTGGCGTGGGACACGCGCTGACCGACAGCGGCGTGTCGTCGCACT
This genomic window contains:
- a CDS encoding S9 family peptidase, with product MRVGVGTCLLCAALAFGLPVRAAYSQTETKRPMEPVDILDWKTIGSAELSPDGKWLAYRYSPVQGDSEVIVRATSGDTERRYAIGEIPPAQPPRPGGPPTPPPGAGPSGFAFSEDGKWFAYTTYPKRAEAEKLRAQRKAIQTGATLVNLETGTSTDYPKVRQYAFSGDSSLAIALHRYGPEGGGRDKPRGADLIVRDLAAGTDLTVGGVAEYAFDKTGTRLAWAVDAEGQIGNGLIVRHLRTGAVTTADSGKASYEKPAWNDAGTHLAFLKGVEDKAYEEKRYTVIGVDWSSDTPATVRFDPAGDASFPADMFISANRTPAWTSDGKALLFGLAPATKKKDGEAAKGESTDAPPARGDTPDLILWHWKDGRLQSQQQVQEQRDKRFTYLATWRVADKRFIRLADDTLRDVAPPKDGRWAVGVQREPYELTASLEGRVYQDVTLVDMETGTRGATATKVRWVYGQSPDSTKILYFEGGHYHVLDAAAGTSRPITRGLPVSFVNVEDDHNVVQPPVPPEGWSADSRSVLLTDRWDLWQVPVDGGAAVNLTVNGVRDRIRYDRLVLDPEEKGIDFTKPQYAAMLGEWTKKTGVARIAPGTSGVDVLAFDAAGYSRLMKATHAETYAYAYDTPSTYPDLHVADASLKGARKVTDGQAQLSAYAWSAGARLVDYTSDAPKGRKGKKLQGSLFLPAGYEPGRRYPTIVYIYERLSDATNRFVHPTAYGFNRSVYTSQGYAVLMPDITYTVNDPGMSAVWSVLPALKAAIATGVVDAARVGLQGHSWGGYQTSFLITQTNAFKAAIAGAPLTNMVSMYSLVYRNSGGGNMAIFESSQGRFTGGYWDNWDAYVRNSPIAHATRVRTPLVLMHNDQDGAVDFTQGVEYYNTLRRLGKPVVMLEYVGENHNLVRAPNRLDYTVRMREFFDHFLRDAPAPAWWTDGVPLLRMDKHLDERKIAPKKAAPASPAPTQTSATRPAA